A single Dermacentor variabilis isolate Ectoservices chromosome 9, ASM5094787v1, whole genome shotgun sequence DNA region contains:
- the LOC142556985 gene encoding uncharacterized protein LOC142556985: protein MASTRSFARKEAATFVTVAWILVGSLSSASGQDTDRCAPGSVKNCYLSYKEALWWDELRPNQEGEYDEENYKIGCSRINEKFLCHKDLADCPEAMNGDYRIQERGYEAMRNIICDNALREFHKAFQCRDEEKLEACARTMRPASDPQDAGTPPPEVAYCSLHHIEVACFEQTFNSSCPLPMKTARVAMMRVVDALALLGGCISSAHAVVASSGSLALLVASVILSWPRT from the exons ATGGCGTCAACGCGCAGCTTTGCGCGAAAAGAAGCGGCGACGTTCGTCACCGTGGCGTGGATCCTCGTCggctccttgtcgtctgcttcggGGCAAG ataCAGATCGATGCGCACCGGGCTCCGTGAAGAACTGCTACCTGAGCTATAAAGAAGCGCTGTGGTGGGATGAATTGAGGCCTAACCAAGAGGGCGAGTATGACGAAGAGAATTACAAGATTGGTTGCAG CCGCATCAATGAAAAATTCCTGTGCCACAAAGACCTTGCTGATTGCCCCGAAGCAATGAACGGTGACTACAGGATCCAGGAGAGAGGTTACGAGGCAATGCGTAACATTATCTGTGATAACGCACTCAGAG AATTTCACAAGGCCTTCCAGTGTAGGGACGAGGAGAAGCTGGAAGCCTGCGCGAGAACGATGCGGCCGGCTTCCGATCCACAGGATGCTGGCACGCCACCCCCCGAGGTAGCATACTGCAG cctgcaccacATCGAGGTAGCCTGCTTCGAGCAGACATTCAACTCCTCGTGCCCGCTGCCGATGAAGACTGCCAGGGTTGCGATGATGAGAGTTGTGGACGCCCTAGCCCTACTCGGTGGCTGCATTTCGTCTGCACATGCAGTTGTGGCTTCTAGTGGATCTCTTGCGCTCCTGGTTGCCTCCGTCATTCTGAGTTGGCCGAGAACTTGA